In Bacteroidota bacterium, the following are encoded in one genomic region:
- the thiS gene encoding sulfur carrier protein ThiS: MKITLNSRPEEIDRDSMTLEELIQWKNFTFKMLVTKVNDKLIKREDRRHTIIHDGDNVSILHLISGG, encoded by the coding sequence ATGAAAATAACGCTGAATAGCAGGCCTGAAGAAATCGACCGGGATTCAATGACCCTGGAAGAGCTTATTCAATGGAAGAATTTTACTTTTAAGATGCTGGTGACCAAAGTGAACGATAAGCTTATAAAAAGAGAAGATCGCAGGCACACCATCATTCACGACGGGGACAATGTGAGCATCCTGCATCTAATCAGCGGAGGTTGA